AATGTTTGGAATAGGTAATATTAATCCTTCCGAATCAAATATTGTTACCAATGAAAGACAAATACAAATGTTAAAAAATGCAAGTATGAATCTAAGTGATGCTATAACAATGCTTCAAAATGGGGAATCAATTGAAATTGCAGAGCTTTCAGTGCATTATGCTTATGATTCTCTGGGAAAAATTATAGGAGAAGAGGCAGGAGAAGAAATATTAAACACAGTTTTTAGTAAATTTTGTCTTGGAAAATAATGGAAGAAAATATAGAAAGAAATAATAATGAATACGAAATAATTGTTATAGGAGCAGGCCATGCAGGATGTGAGGCTGGTCTTATTGCATCTAGAATGGGTAAGAAAACTGCAATGTTTTGTACAGATATAGAATCCGTTGCAATGATGCCATGTAATCCTTCAATTGGAGGAACAGGTAAAGGGCACCTTGTAAGAGAAATTGATGCATTAGGCGGAGAGATGGGTGTTAATACTGACAAAACATTAATACAATCTAAGATGTTAAATACATCTAAGGGTCCTGCAGTCCACTCTCTAAGAGTTCAGTCAGACAAAAGATGCTATCATGAAGAAATGCTCAAGACAGTAAAAAATCAAGATAACCTTGATGTTATAGTTTCTGAAGTCGTTGATTTATTGATAGAAGAGAGTAATGTAGAAAAAGACATAGAAAATGAAGAAAAAACAATATCAAGAAAAAAAGTAATAGGGATAAAGACTGCTGATGGCAGGAAATTTCATTCGAAAGAAGTAATAATTTGCACCGGAACATTTCTTGGAGGAAAGATTTTTATTGGAGATGAAGTTACTTTATCAGGTCCTGCAGGGATGAAGCCTGCCAATGAATTTGGAGAAAATCTTAAGAAAATGGGATTTGATGTTAGGAGATTTAAGACAGGGACACCTGCAAGAATGCTAAGTGATACTATTGACTATAGTAAAATGAAAGAACAAAAAGGAGATGAAAATATAGTCCCTTTTAGTTTCTTGAATGAAGATAAAAATTTTGATATTGAACAGATTTCATGTTGGTTATCATATACGAATGAAACGACTCATAAAATAATACTTGAAAATATAGAAAAATCTGCTATGTATTCAGGGAATATAGTTGGAGTTGGAGCAAGATACTGTCCGTCAATTGAGGATAAAGTTTCTCGATTTAAAGACAGAAAAAGACATCAACTTTTTGTTGAACCTGAGGGAAGAGATACTAAATGGAGTTATATACAAGGCATGAGTTCGAGTCTTCCTTTAGATATTCAGCACCAATTTTATGCATCAATACCAGGTTTAGAACATGCGGAAATTATAAGACCTGCATATGCGATAGAATATGATTGTATTGACCCAACTACATTAAAGCCAAGCCTTGAAAGTAAGTTGTTCGAAGGTTTGTTCTGTGCAGGACAATTTAATGGAAGCTCAGGATATGAAGAGGCTGCAGCTCAAGGTCTTATTGCTGGAATAAATGCTGTAAGAAAATTAAATAAGGAAACTCCATTAATACTTGGCAGAGACCAAGCTTATATTGGGGTGTTAATAGATGACCTTGTAACTAAAGGAACTAATGAGCCTTACAGGATGATGACATCACGATCTGAATACCGGCTTCTATTAAGACAAGATAATGCTGACAGAAGGCTTACCGAATTAGGATATAAGTATGGATCGGTAAATAATGATAGGTATGATAGATACCAAAAGAAGAAAAAAAGAGTTGATAAAGAAATTGAAAGATTGAAGAGAGTAAAGATAGACTTAAAATCTCTAAAAAGATTTCTAATAAAATATGAGTGTGAAAATAAAAGTAATGAAATTAGTCAAGAAATTATAGCACGCCGAAGAAGAGATATAGAGGAAATGAACAATCAAGTACTTGCAGATATATTGGCAAGACCCAGCATAAAGTATGTTGACCTCTCTGAAATTGATAATGGAATGCCTTCATTGAGTATTAATGAACAAGCTGTTGTAGAGGTTATTATTAAGTATAGTGGATATATTAAGAAGCAAAAAGTTGAAGTTGAAAAACTTCACAATTTGGAAAGAAAAAAACTTAATGAAAAAATTGATTATAATTCAATAAGAGGGCTTCGGATAGAAGCAAGACAGAAACTAACAAAAATTAAACCTTTGACTATAGGGCAGGCAAGTAGAATTTCTGGTGTATCTCCGGCAGATATTAATGTGCTTCTTGTTTACTTAGAAAAAAAACGAATAGAAAAATAAGAGAATAATATGACAATAAAACTATTAACAGAAAAATATGGCATTGATAAAGTTAAAGATATGCTTTCATATATCGATATGATTCTTGATAGAAATAAGTATATAAATTTAACGGCTGTAAGAAATAAAGAAGAAGCAATAGAAAAACATATAGTGGACTCTCTTATTATTACAGATATTCCTGAGTATATTTCATCAGATAACATTATAGATGTAGGTACAGGTGCAGGGTTCCCGGGAATTCCTCTTGCAATAGCTAGTCCAGAGAAAAATTTTGTTCTTTTAGATTCTACATTAAAAAGACTTAAGGTTATTGAAGAATTTGCAGAAGAGTTAGATATAAAAAATATAAGAACCGTGCATGAAAGAGCCGAGGAAATAGTAAGAAAGGAAGAATATAGAGAGCAATTTGATATATGTGTTTCTCGTGCAGTAGCTAATCTTAAAAAACTTTCTGAATGGTGCTTGCCGTTTGTAAAAATAGGAGGCAGTTTTATTGCATATAAGGGAGATAATTACGTTGAAGAGATAGAAGAAGCAAAAAAAACCATTAGAAAGCATGGAGGAAAAATAGAAAAGATTGTTAGACTCCCATATAATGAAAATTCAATTTCTGGACATGTTTTGATAATTATCAAAAAAATCAAATAAAAAGTTTCACGTGAAACATAAAATAAAGTATCCTGTGCCTTAATCTAGAGGCACAAGATACTTTTTTAATATACTTAAGGTCATACACTCACAAAAAACACATAGTATTAGTGGAAAAAACTGGAAAAGACTATCAAAAATGAAGTATAATATTTGGAAGTGTTTAATCGGGTAGTGTGCCCAAGGAGGTAATGGATGAGCAAAGCTATTGCTATTTTTAACCAAAAAGGCGGAGTTGGAAAAACAACAACAAATATCAATCTCGCAGC
This genomic stretch from Synergistaceae bacterium harbors:
- the mnmG gene encoding tRNA uridine-5-carboxymethylaminomethyl(34) synthesis enzyme MnmG; translated protein: MEENIERNNNEYEIIVIGAGHAGCEAGLIASRMGKKTAMFCTDIESVAMMPCNPSIGGTGKGHLVREIDALGGEMGVNTDKTLIQSKMLNTSKGPAVHSLRVQSDKRCYHEEMLKTVKNQDNLDVIVSEVVDLLIEESNVEKDIENEEKTISRKKVIGIKTADGRKFHSKEVIICTGTFLGGKIFIGDEVTLSGPAGMKPANEFGENLKKMGFDVRRFKTGTPARMLSDTIDYSKMKEQKGDENIVPFSFLNEDKNFDIEQISCWLSYTNETTHKIILENIEKSAMYSGNIVGVGARYCPSIEDKVSRFKDRKRHQLFVEPEGRDTKWSYIQGMSSSLPLDIQHQFYASIPGLEHAEIIRPAYAIEYDCIDPTTLKPSLESKLFEGLFCAGQFNGSSGYEEAAAQGLIAGINAVRKLNKETPLILGRDQAYIGVLIDDLVTKGTNEPYRMMTSRSEYRLLLRQDNADRRLTELGYKYGSVNNDRYDRYQKKKKRVDKEIERLKRVKIDLKSLKRFLIKYECENKSNEISQEIIARRRRDIEEMNNQVLADILARPSIKYVDLSEIDNGMPSLSINEQAVVEVIIKYSGYIKKQKVEVEKLHNLERKKLNEKIDYNSIRGLRIEARQKLTKIKPLTIGQASRISGVSPADINVLLVYLEKKRIEK
- the rsmG gene encoding 16S rRNA (guanine(527)-N(7))-methyltransferase RsmG, whose product is MTIKLLTEKYGIDKVKDMLSYIDMILDRNKYINLTAVRNKEEAIEKHIVDSLIITDIPEYISSDNIIDVGTGAGFPGIPLAIASPEKNFVLLDSTLKRLKVIEEFAEELDIKNIRTVHERAEEIVRKEEYREQFDICVSRAVANLKKLSEWCLPFVKIGGSFIAYKGDNYVEEIEEAKKTIRKHGGKIEKIVRLPYNENSISGHVLIIIKKIK